A window of the Chaetodon trifascialis isolate fChaTrf1 chromosome 9, fChaTrf1.hap1, whole genome shotgun sequence genome harbors these coding sequences:
- the cep126 gene encoding centrosomal protein of 126 kDa translates to MQVLQDDFFYHSNSRLGADGGIEDEKQLLFEEQKICRARARKFSSETNRRRKALDQRRKQWDLQEQQLRQNILQQRRQQVLDATERFQRAHLPPSQRFRLPWRRNVPDIEDALNQIQGTLSSCNRESSFLSSNSNIRICTPSPKPPTVSKPSHRQALSAVEAYTKLLQEKSVTCFKTLQHTEKTQEKQHDRSSQDNHLSDCCNSESHSSKDSLENEEPSTSIKNLQCSYSSLLFNSEKPHPDLREQNDLFPASGLTSPSATMLLGDDLPQSRKLHEPKKIKQEDSDGPDNKMHTSKSSWGFTSFEQTPKRESQSSLHNCSLLTLCEIASADPEHSQQNSPIDNVIVTAHSNTALQPSCTKQEAVLDLRQQRVYDDRQLKYPPATEILLPANRKDILFGALPKPNIFLNDSTADNASQEGTLQQTGQEIHYLSFQKEPAVSINNLNKVSNSEPNTERPINTVSVQHACLSNIQSDTLKCLKYPEEEVQKLRPSAGTSQSVCDVRFIKGILKKQSKYMSGDRTCVYGSGHLIFAKQVALAIRDSVELTRAKTKDVEGNNAIKKKLRWFDEVHVDEEDKKHNMMNQMISKSSSLCQSSSNSEDHQLSLTAVSGASRPGPSMTPAASTGYHFTKAWADVGVQVSLPQEGADEVKVPWSSTRTAGPKVPRRERSAKAGAGPVSSRTRKGTVIRPQSATEVSQIAKTQGKIMAPRPPPRMESVEEKTQHITKTPYGMDHTSVNCKQAVGVEQALLKNNSEGLFSPYTHHEIRTDSAVMYTPLPPSYTCPVSEGSTKGAPSSGQQETQGCIRRRGMVYSEKGLCLDCTPTDEEISQLWHGVCSALATKEAKAKLRRQAPESGRAVRKPCVEPSRQPPGSGNRRFPQPSQPTKQTTEQVRPFSGTYSMAFPDEGLESAAQLHLAEVRAEGLLEERDTVAAMETTQTQRPGTVQQRSQQQGLTTISLEEQKILLSLDRLNRQLFCVREHMGGNTGTRGLVLIDGPSTREVKVTNHQKHRPSSTNSHSRSQKKL, encoded by the exons ATGCAAGTTCTTCAAGACGACTTCTTCTACCACTC AAATTCAAGGCTGGGAGCTGATGGAGGCATCGAAGATGAGAAACAACTTTTGTTTGAGGAGCAGAAGATATGCAGAGCCCGAGCTCGCAAGTTTTCATCGGAAACCAACAGACGCAGGAA GGCTTTGGACCAAAGACGGAAGCAGTGGGACTTGCAGGAGCAACAGCTGAGACAGAACATCCTACAGCAACGCAGACAGCAAGTGCTGGATGCCACGGAGCGCTTCCAAAGAGCCCATCTACCTCCCTCTCAGAGATTCAGACTAC CATGGAGAAGAAATGTCCCAGATATTGAAGATGCACTGAATCAAATTCAAGGCACGTTGAGTTCGTGCAACCGGGAGTCCTCTTTCTTGTCCAGCAACTCTAACATTAG AATCTGCACTCCGTCTCCAAAGCCTCCCACAGTTTCTAAACCTTCCCACCGCCAAGCACTCTCTGCTGTGGAGGCCTACACCAAACTGCTCCAGGAGAAGAGCGTGACTTGCTTCAAGACACTTCAACACACTGAAAAGACACAAGAGAAGCAACATGATCGCAGTTCACAG GATAACCATCTGTCTGATTGCTGTAATTCTGAAAGCCATTCAAGTAAGGACAGTTTGGAGAATGAGGAGCCCAGCACCAGCATAAAAAATCTACAGTGTTCCTATTCATCATTATTGTTCAACTCAGAGAAGCCCCATCCGGACCTGAGAGAGCAAAATGATTTGTTTCCAGCATCAGGCCTAACTTCTCCCTCAGCGACGATGCTTCTTGGTGATGACTTACCCCAATCAAGAAAACTGCATGAGCCTAAGAAGATAAAACAAGAGGACTCTGACGGGCCTGACAATAAGATGCACACTTCTAAATCTTCTTGGGGGTTCACATCTTTTGAGCAAACACCTAAAAGAGAGAGCCAGTCTTCTCTGCACAACTGCAGCTTATTAACTCTTTGTGAAATTGCCAGTGCAGACCCTGAGCACTCCCAACAAAACAGTCCCATTGACAACGTCATTGTTACAGCTCATAGCAACACTGCACTTCAGCCTTCATGTACGAAACAAGAGGCTGTGTTGGATCTCAGGCAGCAGAGGGTCTATGATGACAGACAATTAAAATATCCCCCAGCTACAGAAATCCTTTTGCCTGCCAACAGGAAAGACATTTTGTTTGGGGCTCTCCCTAAgccaaatatttttttaaacgATAGCACAGCAGATAATGCCTCACAAGAAGGAACTCTTCAGCAGACGGGACAAGAAATCCACTATCTGTCATTCCAGAAAGAGCCTGCTGTTTCCATAAACAACCTGAATAAGGTTTCAAACTCAGAGCCCAACACAGAGCGGCCCATTAATACAGTATCTGTGCAACACGCATGCTTGTCCAACATTCAGTCAGACACTCTGAAGTGCCTTAAGTATCCTGAGGAGGAAGTACAAAAATTACGTCCTTCAGCTGGGACATCACAGTCAGTATGTGATGTCAGATTCATTAAAGGAATCCTTAAGAAACAGTCCAAATATATGTCCGGAGATCGAACTTGTGTGTATGGCTCAGGACATTTGATTTTTGCAAAACAAGTAGCTTTAGCAATCAGAGATAGCGTTGAATTGACCAGGGCAAAAACTAAGGACGTGGAGGGCAACAACGCCATCAAGAAGAAGCTGCGCTGGTTTGATGAGGTACATGTGGACGAAGAGGACAAAAAGCACAACATGATGAATCAGATGATAAGCAagtcttccagtctttgtcagTCAAGTAGCAACTCAGAGGACCACCAGCTAAGTCTCACTGCAGTCTCAGGGGCTTCCAGGCCTGGACCCAGCATGACCCCGGCAGCCTCCACTGGTTATCACTTTACAAAAGCATGGGCAGATGTTGGGGTTCAAGTCAGCCTGCCACAGGAAGGAGCAGACGAGGTCAAGGTGCCATGGAGCAGCACCAGGACCGCTGGCCCCAAGGTCCCTCGGAGGGAGCGCTCTGCCAAAGCTGGAGCGGGTCCTGTTTCCTCGCGGACTAGAAAGGGCACTGTCATACGACCTCAATCTGCCACCGAGGTGAGTCAGATTGCCAAAACCCAAGGGAAGATCATGGCGCCCCGCCCACCTCCTCGGATGGAATCAGTGGAAGAAAAGACGCAGCACATCACTAAGACTCCATATGGCATGGATCACACAAGTGTCAACTGTAAACAAGCTGTGGGTGTAGAACAGGCCCTGCTCAAGAACAACTCAGAGGGCCTTTTCTCACCTTACACACATCATGAAATCAGAACAGATAGTGCTGTTATGTACACACCACTGCCACCCTCGTATACCTGCCCTGTCTCAGAGGGCAGCACGAAGGGCGCGCCCAGCTCAGGTCAACAGGAAACTCAGGGCTGCATTAGAAGAAGAGGGATGGTGTACAGTGAAAAAGGCCTCTGTTTAGATTGCACTCCCACAGATGAGGAGATCTCACAGCTCTGGCACGGTGTCTGCAGTGCTTTAGCCACGAAGGAAG CAAAAGCCAAGCTCAGGAGGCAAGCCCCGGAGAGTGGGCGAGCCGTGAGGAAACCCTGCGTGGAGCCGAGCAGACAGCCTCCTGGCTCAGGGAACAGAAGGTTTCCTCAGCCCTCTCAG ccaacaaaacaaaccacagagcAAGTCAGACCATTTTCCGGCACTTACAGCATGGCCTTTCCAGATGAAG GTTTGGAGAGTGCAGCCCAGCTACACCTGGCTGAAGTACGTGCCGAAGGCCTCCTGGAAGAAAGGGATACTGTGGCTGCCATGGAAACAACCCAGACACAGAGGCCTGGCACGGTGCAGCAGCGCAGCCAACAGCAGGGACTCACCACCATTTCCTTGGAGGAGCAGAaaatcctcctctctctggacAGACTCAACCGCCAGCTGTTCT GTGTGCGGGAACATATGGGGGGGAACACTGGCACGCGTGGCCTCGTACTTATTGATGGACCCTCT acGAGGGAAGTGAAAGTCACAAACCATCAAAAGCACCGTCCGTCCTCAACTAACAGCCACTCTCGATCCCAGAAGAAACTCTGA